In Quercus robur chromosome 10, dhQueRobu3.1, whole genome shotgun sequence, a genomic segment contains:
- the LOC126703713 gene encoding aspartic proteinase Asp1-like: MKVGMLGLLRVVVLMLVLRVSSSSSASYSGKQNGRKSMLPVPAQATTSSLMLNRVGNSVVLPLHGNVYPDGFFDVTLNIGQPSKPYFLDPDTGSDLTWLQCDFKGPCQSFTKAPHPHYKPSNNPVLCGDPVCKSLHPPEYKCETTKQCDYELWFQDGSSTRGVLVKDAFSFNFRDGTQLEHSLALGCGYNQTPGPFPNPNDGVLGLGKGKLSIVSQLSRDGLVRNIIGHCISVRGGGYLFFGDDHYDSSLVQWISMSSDLPEYYSPGWVELKFGGQPTGIKNLLTVFDSGSSYTYLYPPAYEALITLVKEELTGKSLKEALDDEILPLCWKGERPFKSLDDVREYFQPIALSFANDEKDTQFELPPEAYLIISHKENVCLGILNGTAGMNLNIIGDISMQDKVVIYDNEKQRIGWAPEKNCDQLPKSESTSI, from the exons atgaaggtGGGAATGTTGGGGCTACTACGTGTGGTGGTGTTGATGCTGGTTTTACGTGTTTCCTCATCGTCATCAGCTTCATATTCTGGGAAACAGAATGGAAGGAAGTCTATGCTACCAGTACCAGCACAAGCAACGACATCTTCGTTGATGCTCAACCGAGTTGGAAACTCCGTTGTGCTTCCTCTTCATGGCAACGTGTATCCTGATGG GTTCTTTGACGTTACCCTCAACATAGGCCAGCCTTCAAAGCCATACTTTCTTGATCCTGACACCGGTAGTGACCTCACATGGCTCCAGTGTGACTTTAAAGGTCCCTGTCAGAGTTTCACCAAG GCACCTCATCCACATTACAAGCCTAGCAACAACCCGGTACTCTGTGGGGATCCAGTTTGTAAATCCTTACACCCTCCTGAATACAAATGTGAAACAACAAAGCAATGTGACTATGAGCTTTGGTTTCAAGATGGCAGTTCAACCAGGGGTGTCCTTGTCAAGGATGCTTTTTCCTTCAACTTTAGAGATGGAACACAATTGGAACATTCTCTAGCCCTTGG CTGTGGATATAATCAAACTCCTGGTCCCTTTCCAAATCCCAATGACGGTGTACTTGGCCTTGGCAAGGGAAAGTTGAGCATTGTATCGCAGCTTAGTAGGGATGGTTTGGTGAGAAATATCATTGGTCATTGTATAAGTGTCCGAGGGGGAGGATATCTCTTTTTTGGGGACGACCATTATGATTCTTCACTTGTGCAGTGGATATCAATGTCAAGTGATCTTCC TGAATATTACTCACCTGGGTGGGTGGAACTCAAATTTGGAGGGCAGCCTACTGGAATTAAAAACTTACTCACAGTGTTTGACAGTGGGAGCTCCTACACCTACCTATATCCTCCGGCTTATGAAGCTTTAATTACTTTG GTGAAGGAAGAATTAACTGGAAAGTCCTTAAAAGAAGCATTGGATGATGAGATTCTCCCACTTTGTTGGAAAGGTGAAAGACCTTTCaaaagcctagacgatgttagGGAATACTTCCAGCCCATAGCATTGAGCTTCGCCAATGATGAGAAAGATACTCAGTTTGAACTGCCCCCTGAAGCTTATTTAATTATCTCA CACAAGGAAAATGTTTGCTTGGGAATTCTAAATGGAACAGCAGGGATGAATTTGAACATCATTGGAG ACATATCAATGCAGGATAAGGTGGTGATCTACGACAATGAAAAGCAGCGGATTGGATGGGCTCCTGAAAAAAACTGCGATCAGCTTCCAAAATCTGAAAGTACTAGCATTTGA